Genomic window (Stenotrophomonas maltophilia):
TAAGCCTCCAAGGACGGATTCACGGCGTCCCCTGCCCAGCCCACCCGCCCGGCCAAGCACGGCTGTTGCTTTACACGACCAACCCCACCCACGAGGGGCTGCGCCGTTCGCCGGAACCTACGCCGAAGGCGCCGGCTTCTGCCGAAGCAGGCTGACCGCCAGGCCGCCAACAACCAGCACCCCCAGACCCAGCAACGCCCACAGCAACCACGACTTCCAATCGTGCTGCGGTTTCAGCGCCGCCTCGCCGGCCAGCGGCTCCGGGCTGCCTTCCAGGCGCGCCAGCGTCGGCTGCCATGACGGATCATTGCGCTGCCGCAGTTCCTCGATCAGCACACCGATCGGCGCCTCCATCCGGCGCGCAGTCGCGCTGCCCACCGCCAGCGCATACGGCGCTGCGCCCTGGCTCAGGAACACCAGCACTTCCGGCTGGTAGCCCAGACGCAGGGTCGGTGCCGTCGCGGTTTCCGCCGGGTTCGCCACCAGCTTCCAGTAGCGGTCGCGATGCACGCCGCCCAGCGGCTGGGCCGCTGATTGCTGGCGCTGGCCCTGCGCGCCCTGTTGCAGCTGGTAGGCAATCCACGGCGCACTGCGGCGCTGCCACTCTGCACTCTCGTCGTCGCGGCTGAACAATGTCCACTGCACCAGGCTGTTGTCGGTGCTGGCCACGTCGGCACGCGCCGCCGGGAACCGGCCATCCATTTCGAAGGTGAATTCGCCCTTGCCCGTCGAGGTCGGTTCCAGCGACAACCACTCCCACGGCAGGGTGGCCGGTGCCGGCGGCAGTTCGGCCAGTACGCTGCGCAGCGTCGGCAAGCGCGCATCGCCCTGTCCCAGTACGCGCAGGTAGCGTGCCTCGCCATTCACCTGCAGGCGGCGCTGCAGCAGGCGTTTGCCGGCGCGCTGCAGGTCCACCAGCGGAATGTCACGCCCGACCGCGCGCCAGTGTTGCAGATCGTCGCTGGCATCCACCTGCACCTGCGCCTGCAACGGCTGTCCGCTGTCAGCCCAATCCAGCACCAGTGCCGCCAACGGTTGCTGGCCGAGCACGCTGGCATCGATCAGCCAACCACCCTGCCCGTTCGCTGCCGCACCGCCGCTCACGCGTGCTTCGACGCGACGGACACGGCCATCGGTATCGCGCTCGGTCAGCAACTGCAGATCGTTGCGCTGTGCTTCGGCCAGCGGCGGCAACGCGAACCACGGCAGCTCACGCTGCACCGGCGGCTGTGCCAGCGGCTGGTCCGGCGCCAGCAATGCCGATGGCAACGATTGGCCGGCGGCGTTGAACACCTGCAGGTCACCCAGGTCTGCGGCACCTGCACGGCGATAGATCGCCGGCTCCAGAACCACCCTGTACGCACCGGACTGCGCGCTGGACAGCGTCAACGGCCACTGCTCGGCGTACTGCGTGCGGTAGTCGGCGGCCTGCACCGCGACGGCGGCCAGCATGCCGAACATCGCCGGCAGCAGCGCCCTGCTCCACTTTCTCATTGTTTTTCCTCCACGGACGGTGCCGCGCTGGGCGGCGCCGGTGCCAGATACCCCACGACCGTGCACAGCAGGCCATAGGCGATGAACGATGCGATGCCCAGCAGGTTGCCCAGGTGCTGGCGATCGACGATGACCAGTTTGGCCAGTACCACGCCCATCAGCACGGCACCGACCATCCACAACACGCGCTGGCCACGGCGCGATCCCCACACCCAGGCAATCACGCCGAGCACGCTCCACAGCACGGTCAGGCTGGTCTGCGCCAGGCTGAAGCGCATCATCGACGCGTTCCACGACAGGCCGCCCCACTGATGCACGCCATGCAGCACAACGCTGGTCAGGGCGACGAAGGTTGCAAGTGACAGCAGCGGCATGCGGATGTTCAGCAATGCCTGCGGTGCCTGTGGTCCCTGATCGCTGTACAGCCAGCGCGCCAGCAGCAGCAGGCTCAACCATTGACCGATCTCGGCCGGATTCAACACCGGCAGCCACAACAGCGGCGCGGCGTCGCCCGGCAGCAGCTGGCCGAACAGCCAGCCGATCGACAACAGCCCGAACAGCACGCACTGCAGCGGCTGGCGCACGCGGTCGAACGCTGCGCCCAGCGGCCAGCGCAGCGCATTCCAGCGCCACAGCGACAGCGCCGCCATCAGCAGCCACGGCAGGGTCACCAGCAACGTGGTCCGGCCCTGTGCCAGATCGGCCTCGCCACCGCCCCACAGGGCCAGCAGCGAAAGCAGCGACGGCCACAGCAGCCACCACAGGAACTGCGCGATGCG
Coding sequences:
- a CDS encoding DUF3999 domain-containing protein encodes the protein MRKWSRALLPAMFGMLAAVAVQAADYRTQYAEQWPLTLSSAQSGAYRVVLEPAIYRRAGAADLGDLQVFNAAGQSLPSALLAPDQPLAQPPVQRELPWFALPPLAEAQRNDLQLLTERDTDGRVRRVEARVSGGAAANGQGGWLIDASVLGQQPLAALVLDWADSGQPLQAQVQVDASDDLQHWRAVGRDIPLVDLQRAGKRLLQRRLQVNGEARYLRVLGQGDARLPTLRSVLAELPPAPATLPWEWLSLEPTSTGKGEFTFEMDGRFPAARADVASTDNSLVQWTLFSRDDESAEWQRRSAPWIAYQLQQGAQGQRQQSAAQPLGGVHRDRYWKLVANPAETATAPTLRLGYQPEVLVFLSQGAAPYALAVGSATARRMEAPIGVLIEELRQRNDPSWQPTLARLEGSPEPLAGEAALKPQHDWKSWLLWALLGLGVLVVGGLAVSLLRQKPAPSA